Sequence from the Anomalospiza imberbis isolate Cuckoo-Finch-1a 21T00152 unplaced genomic scaffold, ASM3175350v1 scaffold_43, whole genome shotgun sequence genome:
ccaaacccaacgagaacccaaccaaacccaacAAGAACCCAATGGAACCCAACGAAAACTCAAGGAAACCCAAGAAGATCCCAACCAAACCCAATGAGAACCCGACCAAACCCAACGACGACCCAACGGAACCCAACAAGaacccaaccaaacccaacaatgacccaacaaaacccaacgagaacccaaccaaacccaacGAGAACTCAAGGAAGCCCAAGAAGAACCCAACGGAACCCAACGACGACCCAACGGAACCCAACGAGAACTCAAGGAAGCCCAAGAAGAACCCAACGGAACCCAACGACGACCCAACGGAACCCAACGAGAACTCAAGGAAGCCCAAGAAGATCCCGCCCAAACCCAAGAGGATCCCGAGCAAAGTCGCCGAGCCCCGGCGGaagcccggcccggcggcgccgtGGCCGCCGGTGCCGCGGCTGAAGCCGCTGCGGCACGCGTCGCAGAAGGAGATCGTCCTCTACGCGCACTTCCTGGGGCTGCCCTACGCCAGCGCCGAGTGCCGGCACGCGCCGCTGGCCTTCCGCGGCCACCCGCGGGGCGCTGCTCAAGGAGCTGGAGGCCGCGCGGCCGGCGGCCGTGGCCGCGCTGGCCCACTCGGGCCGGCGGCTGGCCCTGggggcggcgccgggggcgggggcggcgccgGGGGCCTGCGGGCGCTGCGGCGCCGCGGCCAGCGGGGAGCTGTGCATGGCCTGCGTGCTGCTGGCCGCGCTGGACCGCGGCCGGCCCAAGCTGGCGCTGGGCAAGCGCGGCCTCAGGGTGGCTACCGAGGGCGGGAGGTGGGAGGGGGGCGGGGGCTACTGGGATGGGGGTGGTGGCCACTGGGAGGGTGGGCAAGGGGTTGGTGGCCACCCGAGCAAGGACATTGAGGGTGGCAATCAAGGGGTCGGTGGCCACCAGGATGGGGGTGGTGGCCACTGGGGTGGTGGGCAAGGGGTTGGTGGCCACCAAGATGAGGGTGGTGGCCACTGGGGTGGTGGTCAAGGGGTCGGTGGCCACCCAAGCAAGGACATTGAGGGTGGCAATCAAGGGGTCGGTGGCCACCAGGATGAGGGTGGTGGCCACTGGGGTGGTGGGCAAAGGGCTGGTGGCCACCAGGATGGGGGTGGTGGCCACTGGGGTGGTGGGCAAGGGGTCGGTGGCCACCAGGTTGGGGGTGGTGGCCACTGGGGTGGTGGGCAAGGGGTCGGTGGCCACCAGGATGGGGGTGGTGGCCACTGGGGTGGTGGGCAAAGGGCTGGTGGCCACCAGGATGAGGGTGGTGGCCACTGGGGTGGTGGTCAAGGGGTTGGTGGCCACCCGAGCAAGGACATTGAGGGTGGCAATCAAGGGGTCAGTGGCCACCAGGATGGGGGTGGTGGCCACTGGGGTGGTGGGCAAGGGGCTGGTGGCCACCAGGATGGGGGTGGTGGCTACTGGGAGGGTGGGCAAGGGGATTGTGGCTGTAGGGGTGGTGGTCGAGGGGTCGGTGGCCACCAGGATGGGGGTGGTGGCCACTGGGGTGGTGGTCGAGGGGTCGGTGGCCACCCAACAAAGGACACTGAAGGTGGCAGTCAAGGGGTCAGTGGCCACCAGGATGGGGGTGGTGGCCACTGGGGTGGTGGGCGAGGGGTCGGTGGCCACCAAGATGGGGGTGGTGGCCACTGGAGTGGTGGGCGAGGGGTCGGTGGCCACCAGGATGGGGGTGGTGGCCACTGGGGTGGTGGGCAAGGGGTCGGTGGCCACCAGGACGGGGGTGGTGGCTACTGGGAGGGTGGGCAAGGGGATTGTGGCTGTAGGGGTGGTGGGCAAGGGGTCGGTGGCCACCAGGATGGGGGTGGTGGCCACTGGGGTGGGGGGCGAGGGGTCGGTGGCCACCAGGATGGGGGTGGTGGCCACTGGGGTGGGGGGCGAGGGGTCGGTGGCCACCAGGATGGGGGTGGTGGCCACTGGGGTGGTGGTCAAGGGGCTGGTAGCCACCCGAGCAAGGACATTGAGGGTGGCAATCAAGGGGTCGGTGGCCACCAGGATGGGGGTGGTGGCCACTGGGGTGGTGGCCAAGGGGTCGGTGGCCACCAGGATGGGGATGGTGGCCACCGGCTGAGTGGACAAGGCTGCGGCGGCCAcggcagctgtggctgcagggccGGTGGTCACGCGGCCAGCGGTCGCTCCGGCGGTGGCCACGGGGGTGGCGATGCCAACAGTAAGGGTGGCCACCACGGCCAGAGTTTCGGTGGCCACAGCAACTCCCAGGCCCCGAGTCTTGGTGGCCCCGATGACCACCAGGCTTTTGGTGGCCATGGTGACCACCAGGCTTTTGGTGGCCGTGGTGACCACCAGGCTTTTGTTGGCCATGGTGACCACCAGGCTTTTGTTGGCCATGGTGACCACCAGGCTTTTGTTGGCCATGGTGACCCCCAGGCTTTTGATGGCCCCGGTGGCCACCAGGCTTTTGGTGGCCCCGGTGACCACCAGGCTTTTGGTGGCCGTGGTGACCACCTGAGTGTTAGTAGCCATGGTGACCACCAGGCTTTTGGTGGCCGTGGTGACCACCTGAGTGTTAGTAGCCATGGTGACCACCAGGCTTTTGGTGGCCGTGGTGACCACCTGAGTGTTAGTGGCCATGGTGACCACCAGGCTTTCGGTGGCCCCGGTGACCACCAGGCTTTCGGTGGCCCCGGTGACCACCAGGCTTTCGGTGGCCGTGGTGACCCCCACGCTTTTGATGGCCGTGGTGACCACCAGGCTTTCGGTGGCCCCGATGACCACCAGGCTTTTGGTGGCCGTGGTGACCACCAGGCTTTTGTTGGCCATGGTGACCACCAGGCTTTTGATGGCCCTGGTGACCACCAGGCTTTTGTTGGCCCCGGTGGCCACCAGGCTTTCGGTGGCCGTGGTGACCACCTGAGTGTTAGTGGCCATGGTGACCACCAGGCTTTTGGTGGCCATGGTGACCCCCAGGCTTTTCATGGCCCCGGTGACCACCAGGCTTTTGGTGGCCGTGGTGACCACCTGAGTGTTAGTAGCCATGGTGACCACCAGGCTTTTGGTGGCCCCGATGACCACCAGGGTTTTGGTGGCCCCAATGACCACCAGGCGTTCGGTGGCCGTGGTGACCCCCAGGCTTTTGGTGGCCCTGGTGACCCCCAGGCTTTCGGTGGCCATGGTGACCACCAGGCTTTTGGTGGCCGTGGTGACCCCCACGCTTTTGGTGGCCACGGTGACCACCAGGCTTTTGTTGGCCACGATGACCCCCAGGCTCTCGGTGGCCGTGGTGACCACCGCGCTCGTAGCCCTGGTGGCCCGCGGCCGGCCGGGCCGGTGCGGGTGGAGCTGCAGGGCCGCGCCGGTCGCTCGGAGCGGCGCCGCCTGCGCGGCTTCGGCCACGCCCGGGCGGGGCTGGGCGACATCTGGGACTTCTGAGGGGACGACGGCGACGGCGCCGGCGCTGGGGACGGGTGGGGAcgattttgggagattttgggacaattttggggttttttggaagatttgggatttttgggatgattttgggacgattttgggagattttgggagatttttgggagatttggggacatttttgggacattttggggacaattttgggagatttggggtttttgggacgattttgggagattttggggtttttgggatgattttgggacgattttgggagatttgggacaattttggggttttttgggacgattttgggacgattttggggttttttgggacgattttgggacaattttggggatttgggacgattttgggagattttgggatgattttgggatgattttgggacgattttgggagattttgggagatttttgggACAATTTCGGGAcaatttggggacatttggggacatttggggttttcaggacgattttgggagattttgggacgattttgggagattttgggagattttgggacgattttgggagatttggggtttttgggatgattttgggacatttttggaacgattttgggagatttggggttttctggaCGATTTTGGGacaattgggatttttgggacatttttgggagatttggggtcatttttgggagatttctgggatattttggggacaattttggggtttttgggacgattttgggacgattttgggacaattttgggacgattttgggagattttggggttttttgggatgattttgggacatttttgggacgattttgggacgattttggggtttttgggatgattttgggacaattttgggagattttgggacaattttggggttttttgggatgattttgggacgattttgggacgattttgggacgattttggggttttttgggacgattttgggacaattgggatttttgggacatttttgggagatttggggtcatttttgggagatttctgggatattttggggacaattttggggttttttgggacgattttgggacaattttggggttttttgggatgattttgggacgattttggggttttggggacattttggggacgattttgggacattttggggacgattttgggacgattttgggagattttggggatttcGGGACAATTTAGGGAcgattttgggagattttgggacaattttggggttttttgggacgattttgggagatttgggacgattttgggagattttgggagattttgggagattttgggagatttgggacgattttgggagattttggggttttttggggacgGTTTGGGGAcgattttggggatttgggacgattttgggagattttgggcGATTTGGGacgattttggggtttttgggatgattttggggtgattttggggttttttgggatgattttgggacgattttggggttttttgggatgattttgggacgattttgggagattttggggttttcgggATGATTTTGGGACgattttgggagatttggggtttttgggatgattttgggacgattttggggatttcaggACGATTTAGGGACgattttgggagatttggggacatttttgggatgattttggggttttttgggacgattttgggagatttggggtttttggggactATTTTGGGACTATTTTGGGACGATTTTGGGAcgattttgggagattttgggacaattttggggttttttgggacgattttgggacaattttggggttttttgggatgattttgggatgattttgggagattttggggatttcgggacgattttggggttttttgggatgattttgggacgattttgggagattttgggacgattttgggacgattttggggttttttgggatgattttgggacgattttgggagatttggggttttcgggacctttttgggaggttttgggacgattttgggacgattttggggttttttgggatgattttgggacatttttgggacgattttgggacaattttggggttttttgggatgattttgggagattttggggatttcgggacgattttggggtttttttgggatgattttgggacgattttggagattttgggacgattttgggacgattttggggtttttttgggatgattttgggacgattttgggagatttggggttttcgggacctttttgggaggttttgggacgattttgggacgattttggggttttttgggatgattttgggacatttttgggacgattttgggacaattttggggttttttgggatgattttgggatgattttgggagattttggggatttcgggacgattttggggttttttggggatgattttgggacgattttgggagattttgggacgattttgggacgattttggggttttttgggatgattttgggacgattttgggagatttggggttttcgggacctttttgggaggttttgggacgattttgggacgattttggggttttttgggatgattttgggacatttttgggacgattttgggacaattttggggttttttgggatgattttgggatgattttgggagattttggggatttcgggacgattttggggttttttgggatgattttgggacgattttgggagattttgggacgattttgggacgattttggggttttttgggatgattttgggacgattttgggagatttggggttttcgggacctttttgggaggttttgggacgattttgggacgattttggggttttttgggatgattttgggacatttttgggaCGATTTTGTGacgattttggggttttttgggatgattttgggacgattttgggagatttggggttttcgggacgattttgggagattttgggacaattttgggagatttggggttttttgggatgattttgggacgattttgggagatttggggttttcggGACGATTTTGGGACAATTtttgggagatttggggacatttttgggagatttggggtcatttttgggagatttctgggatattttggggacaattttggggtttttgggacaattttgggagatttttgaAACGATTTTGGGACAATTTTGGGAGATTAggggtttttgggatgttttttgggacaattttgggacaattttgggacatttggggtttttgggacgattttgggagattttgggagatttggggtttttgggatgattttgggagattttgggacaattttgggagatttggggttttcgggatgattttgggacattttttgggagatttggggacatttttgggagatttggggacatttttgggacgattttggggttttcgggacgattttgggagattttgggacgattttgggacaattttgggacaatttgggggaaatttggggtttttgggatgattttgggacaatttggggacatttggggacatttggggttttcgggacgattttgggacattttgggacaaTTTGGGGTTTTCGGGACgtttttggggacatttttggggttttggggacattttggggacgATTTTAAGGACAattttgggagatttggggtttttgggacaattttgggggcattttttgggagatttgggttttttgggacattttggtgttttttggggacattttttgggttttttttgggcaatttttgggtttttttaggacATTTTGGGCATTTTTAGggcattttttgggggttttgggcaatttttgggtttttttggggacatttttgggttttggggacatttttgggttttttgggacatttaggatttttttggggacatttttggggtttttttgggcaatttttggggtttttttggggacatttttgggttttttgggatattttgggtttttgggcaatttttgggtttttttggggacatttttgggtttttttgtggcatttttgggttttttgggcaatttttgggacattttggggttttttgggtttttttggggacttttttgggacattttggggatttttaggacatttttttgggggttttgggcaattttttgggtttttgggtttttttgggggaaatttttgggtttttggggcaattttgggttttgggacttttttttgGGCTCCCCGGGGCCGTTCTTCcgcgggcgggcggagggggcgtGGCCAGCGGGGTTTATGCAAATGAACCTCTGACCGAGGGCGCGTGTTTATGCAAATCAACCCAATAAAGCGAGATGAAACCTCTAATTATGCAAATGAGGCGCGTTCGTGAGCCGGGCGCTCATTAAGCATCCGGGCTGCGCGTAATTATGCGAATTAAGGGCGTGTCTATGCAAATTAGGGGGGCGCCGCTATGCAAATGAAGGGCGGCGAACGCGGAAGCGCGGCGGCGCTATGCAAATGAGCCGCATGCAAATGAGCCCTATGCAAACAAGGGTGAGGGGCTAAGGGGCGTGGCCCGATTTCCAAATAAGGAGGCGGGGCGCCGCCGCGCGGGCCAATCAGCGCGCGGGATGCAAATCGGGCGGCGGGGGTGCGACGTCACTTCCGTCGCGCGGCGGGTGACGTCACGCAGCAATGGCGGCGCCGCGGGTGTCGCTGGGGGCGCTGAAGGAGCCGCTGGGGCTGAACCGCGGCCTGCAGTGGGTGCggaactgggggcactggtttatactggagggactgggatggactgggagggactgggggggactgggagggaactgggggggactggtttatactgggaggggactggtttatactgggaggggactgggagggactgggagggactggagggaactggtttatactgggagggaactggagggaactggtttatactggagggaactgggaggaactggtttatactggagggaactgggaggaactggtttatactgggagggaactgggggggactgggagggactgggagggactgggggggactgggagggaactgggggggactggtttatactgggaggggactggtttatactgggaggggactgggagggactgggagggactggagggaactggtttatactgggagggaactggagggaactggtttatactggagggaactgggaggaactggtttatactgggagggaactgggaggaactggtttatactgggagggaactgggggggactgggagggactgggagggactgggggggagtggtttatactgggagggagtggggggaactgggagggaactggttatactgggagggaactgggaggaactgggagggaactgggagggactgggagggactggtttatactgggagggactggggagactggggggaactggtttatactgggaggggactggggggaactggggggaactgggagggactggaggaactggggggcactggtttatactgggaggggactgggggggactggggggaacctggtttgtactgggagggaactgggggggagtggtttatactgggagggaactggtttatactgggaggggactggatggactgggggaactggtttatactgggagggactgggagggactgggagccactggggggaactgggagggaactggggtgaactggtttatactgggaggggactgggggaactgggggaactggtttatactgggagggactgggggggactggggggaactggtttatactgggagggaactgggggggagTGGGAGGGAATTGGTTTATATTGGGAGtgaactggtttatactgggaggggactgggagggactgggagggactggagggaactggtttatactgggagggaaaCTGGAGggaactggtttatactggagggaactgggaggaactggtttatactgggagggaactgggggggactgggagggactgggagggaactgggggggaactggtttatactgggagggactggggggactgggagggactgggggaactggtttatactgggagggaactgggatggactggggggggactggtttgtactgggaggaactgggggggactggtttatactgggaggggactggggggggagtggtttatactgggagggaactggtttatactgggatgcgaactgggagggactggtttatactgggaggggactggtttatactgggagggactgggatgactgggagggaactggtttatactgggagcgaactgggagggactggttTATAtctggagggactgggagggactgggatggactgggaggaactggagGAACTGGGGGggaactggtttatactgggagggactgggatggactggtttatactgggaggaactgggagggaactgggagggaactgggagggaactggttatactgggagggaactggtttttttctctctgaatttccccaaattcccgttttATTCTCTCTGAATTCTCCCGAATTCtcccaaattcccgttttttccccggaatttcccaaattcccattttttcctctgaattttcccaaattcccgttaTTTTCCCCGAATTCTCCAAATTCCCGTTTTTCTCTCCGAATTTTCCAAAATTCCCGGTTTTTGCTCCCagtttttgttggatttttctaaattcttgggttttttttcttgaattctccaaattcccgtttttttctttgaatttcccaaattcccgtttttATTCTCTGAATTCtcccaaattcccgtttttttccccgtAATTTTTTCAAATTCCTGTTTTTTTATCTGAATTCTCCCaaattcttgggtttttttccccggaattttcccaaattcccgttttttctCTCcgaattttcccaaattcccgtttttctctctgaattttcccaaattcctggtttttgctcccagtttttgttggattttcccaaattcccattttttcccccggaattttcccaaattcccgttttttgtctctgaatttccccaaattcccatttttttctttgaatttccccaaattcccgtttttttctatttgaattCTCCCAAATTCcgtttttttctttgaattctccaaattcccgtttttttaCCCggattttcccaaattcccgctTTTTCCCCCCCAGTTTTTCTCCATCTTCGCCTTCGCCACCTGCGGCGGCTTCGAGGGCTCCGTCACCTTCAGGGTCACCTGCCCGGGGCTGGACAACGGCTCGGTGAGCGCCGCCTTCGGGTACCCCTTCAGGTGAGACCCCGAAACCCACCCGGGACAGGTGAGACCCCGAAAACCggcccaaaaccacccaaaaccacccaaaaccggcccaaaaccacccaaaaccggcccaaaaccacccaaaaccggcctaaaaccacccaaaactgccccaaaaccacccaaaaccggcctaaaaccacccaaaactggcccaaaaccacacctgggacaggtgagaccccGAAACCACACCCgggacaggtgagaccccaaaaccagcccaaaaccacccaaaactggccaaaaccacccaaaaccgGCCCAAAACCGGCCCAAaaccacacctgggacaggtgagaccccccaaaaccacctgggacaggtgagaccccgaaaacacccaaaaccacccaaaatcggcccaaaaccacccaaaaccgCCCAAAatcacacctgggacaggtgagacccccccaaaaccacacctgggacaggtgagaccccaaaaccacacctgggacaggtgagaccccgaaaaccagcccaaatccacacctggggacaggtgagaccccccaaaaccagcccaaaacgGGCCCCAAAACcgcacctgggacaggtgagaaccCCAAATacacccaaaaccacccaaaaccgGCCCAAAtccacacctgggacaggtgagaccccgaaaccacccaaaaccgcacctgggacaggtgagaccccaaaaccacacctgggactggtgagacccccaaaaccacccaaaactggcccaaaaccacccaaaaccgGCCCAAAtccacacctgggacaggatgagaccccaaaaccacccaaaaccggcctaaaaccacccaaaactggcccaaaaccacacctgggacaggtgagaccccaaaaccacacctgggacaggtgagaccccaaaaccacacctgggacaggtgagaccccgaaaaccagcccaaatccacacctgggacaggtgagaccccgaaaccacccaaaaccacccaaaaccgGCCCAAAtccacacctggacaggtgagaccccgaaaccacacctgggacaggtgagaccccaaaacccacacctgggacaggtgagaccccgaaaacacacctgggacacgCCCAggacaggtgagaccccccaaaaccacacctgggacaggtgagaccccccaaaatccacctgggacaggtgagaccccaaaaccacccaaaaccacccaaaaccacacctgggacaggtggaGACCCCGAAacccacctgggacaggtgagaccacctaaaaccagcccaaaaccacacctgggacaggtgagacccccaaaacccaactgGGACACGCCCgggacaggtgagaccccccccaaaaccacacctGGGACACGCCTGCTGACCCCCAGGTGATTTCAGGTATGCCCAGGTGACCCTAAGTgaccccagtcccccccaggtgtgctcaggtgacctcaggtgaccccaggtgtgcccaggtgtgcccagtcccccccaggtgtgcccaggtgtgcccagacccccccaggtgaccccagtccccccaggtgtgcccagctgtgcccagctgtgcccaggtgtgcccagtttccccagctgtgcccaggtgtgcccaggtgtgcccagtccccccaggtgtgcccaggtgtgcccagccccccaggtgtgccgtgtgcccaggtgtgcccagcccCCCCAGGTTGTGCCCAGCtgtggcccaggtgtgcccaggtgaccccagtcccccccaggtgttctcaggtgtgcccagtcccccccagtcccccccaggtgtgcccaggtgtgcccaggtgcccccaggtgagcccagctgtgcccagccccccccagctgtgcccaggtgtgcccaggtgtgcccaggtgtgcccaggtgaccccagtttctcccaggtgtgcccaggtgtgcccaggtgaccccgGCCCCCCCAAGGTGTGCCCAGCCCcccccaggtgcgcccaggtgtgcccaggtgaccccagtttcccccaggtgtgcccagccccccccaggtgtgcccaggtgcccccagtgTGCCCagccccccccaggtgtgcccagccccccccaggtggccccaggtgtgcccaggtgaccccagatgaccccaggtgtgcccaggcccccccccccccccaggtgtgcccagtttcccccaggtgtgcccagcccccccaggtgcgcccaggtgtgcccaggtgaccccagtttc
This genomic interval carries:
- the LOC137466710 gene encoding mucin-2-like, with the protein product MSQKSQFAGAVAVVPSEVPDVAQPRPGVAEAAQAAPLRATGAALQLHPHRPGRPRATRATSAVVTTATESLGVIVANKSLVVTVATKSVGVTTATKSLVVTMATESLGVTRATKSLGVTTATERLVVIGATKTLVVIGATKSLVVTMATNTQVVTTATKSLVVTGAMKSLGVTMATKSLVVTMATNTQVVTTATESLVATGANKSLVVTRAIKSLVVTMANKSLVVTTATKSLVVIGATESLVVTTAIKSVGVTTATESLVVTGATESLVVTGATESLVVTMATNTQVVTTATKSLVVTMATNTQVVTTATKSLVVTMATNTQVVTTATKSLVVTGATKSLVATGAIKSLGVTMANKSLVVTMANKSLVVTMANKSLVVTTATKSLVVTMATKSLVVIGATKTRGLGVAVATETLAVVATLTVGIATPVATAGATAGRVTTGPAATAAVAAAALSTQPVATIPILVATDPLATTPVATTPILVATDPLIATLNVLARVATSPLTTTPVATTPILVATDPSPPTPVATTPILVATDPSPPTPVATTPILVATDPLPTTPTATIPLPTLPVATTPVLVATDPLPTTPVATTPILVATDPSPTTPVATTPILVATDPSPTTPVATTPILVATDPLTATFSVLCWVATDPSTTTPVATTPILVATDPSTTTPTATIPLPTLPVATTPILVATSPLPTTPVATTPILVATDPLIATLNVLARVATNPLTTTPVATTLILVATSPLPTTPVATTPILVATDPLPTTPVATTPNLVATDPLPTTPVATTPILVATSPLPTTPVATTLILVATDPLIATLNVLAWVATDPLTTTPVATTLILVATNPLPTTPVATTPILVATDPLIATLNWPPPPSQ